A genomic region of Dreissena polymorpha isolate Duluth1 chromosome 4, UMN_Dpol_1.0, whole genome shotgun sequence contains the following coding sequences:
- the LOC127877522 gene encoding cotranscriptional regulator FAM172A homolog isoform X3: protein MVVYCQLRSSIAFRFILFFHILFILQFDSAALQKMITGEEPKFPDTLEGFGYHFDKEGRMRSIEKGEPFNFDVKAGDGSYNQKHYNALGEVITNTVYEMLEKEYKLQRTYLPAQAERDQPRSFVFVSGDLYHNSDKLLILIHGNGVVRAGQWARRLIMNDCLDSGTQFPFIKWARENGYAVIVANPNLNVDESSKPVPIKGHSTPEEHVESMWVELVHKAKAKHIAIVAHSYGGVSTVELAKKRLREFEERVFAIALTDSVHSLREQKPHEDLEKFYKKCVINWASAFDPLDAPLLTDNDKVPTVSAGTDKHEYTSFSSMKSIFKFFNKRYEETLHPEKSGATQSTEPSGTLKKLNLGEGDGQLEEQNFDSTNQAPRDKSGSANSDADKNGNSHEGTKVDVDGHNSDLNVQTDPQETVERKESPKSEL, encoded by the exons ATGGTGGTATATTGTCAATTGCGATCAAGCATTGCCTTCcgttttatattgtttttccaTATATTATTCATACTTCAATTTGACAGCGCTGCTTTACAG AAAATGATTACAGGTGAAG agccTAAGTTTCCAGACACTCTAGAAGGGTTTGGCTACCATTTTGACAAAG AAGGGAGAATGCGTTCAATTGAGAAGGGAGAACCGTTCAACTTTGACGTGAAAGCAGGCGATGGGTCGTACAACCAGAAGCACTACAATGCCTTGGGAGAG GTTATCACCAATACAGTGTATGAAATGCTGGAAAAGGAGTACAAGCTGCAGAGGACCTACCTTCCT GCGCAAGCAGAGCGCGACCAGCCTCGGTCGTTTGTGTTTGTCAGTGGGGACCTGTACCACAACTCAGATAAGCTGCTAATCCTTATCCATGGCAACGGAGTGGTGCGAGCCGGCCAATGGGCTCGCAG GTTGATAATGAATGACTGCCTGGACAGTGGCACCCAGTTCCCCTTCATCAAGTGGGCCAGAGAGAACGGTTATGCAGTGATCGTGGCCAACCCTAACCTGAACGTCGACGAATCCAGCAAACCAGTGCCTATTAAG GGTCATTCAACACCGGAAGAGCATGTGGAGTCCATGTGGGTGGAGCTTGTACACAAGGCCAAGGCCAAGCACATTGCAATCGTGGCCCATAGTTACGGGGGCGTGTCCACTGTAGAACTG GCAAAGAAGAGGCTGAGGGAATTTGAAGAGCGTGTTTTTGCAATTGCACTGACAGATTCTGTCCACAGTCTTAGGGAGCAGAAGCCCCATGAAGACTTGGAAAAATTCTACAAGAAG TGTGTGATTAACTGGGCGTCAGCATTTGATCCCTTGGATGCCCCGCTGCTGACAGACAATGACAAGGTGCCAACAGTGTCAGCAG GGACAGACAAACATGAGTACACCAGCTTTAGCAGCATGAAATCAATCTTCAAGTTCTTTAATAAGCGCTATGAAGAAACCTTACATCCAGAAAAGTCGGGGGCAACACAATCTACTGAGCCATCTGGGACTTTGAAAAAATTGAATTTGGGGGAGGGAGATGGACAATTGGAAGAGCAGAATTTTGACTCAACCAATCAGGCGCCAAGAGACAAAAGTGGTTCAGCCAATAGCGATGCAGATAAGAATGGAAACAGTCATGAAGGCACAAAAGTGGATGTTGACGGCCACAATAGCGATTTAAATGTGCAAACTGATCCACAAGAAACAGTTGAAAGAAAAGAATCTCCAAAAAGTGAATTATAA
- the LOC127877522 gene encoding cotranscriptional regulator FAM172A homolog isoform X1, producing the protein MVVYCQLRSSIAFRFILFFHILFILQFDSAALQTLKMGGQIQKMKKMITGEEPKFPDTLEGFGYHFDKEGRMRSIEKGEPFNFDVKAGDGSYNQKHYNALGEVITNTVYEMLEKEYKLQRTYLPAQAERDQPRSFVFVSGDLYHNSDKLLILIHGNGVVRAGQWARRLIMNDCLDSGTQFPFIKWARENGYAVIVANPNLNVDESSKPVPIKGHSTPEEHVESMWVELVHKAKAKHIAIVAHSYGGVSTVELAKKRLREFEERVFAIALTDSVHSLREQKPHEDLEKFYKKCVINWASAFDPLDAPLLTDNDKVPTVSAGTDKHEYTSFSSMKSIFKFFNKRYEETLHPEKSGATQSTEPSGTLKKLNLGEGDGQLEEQNFDSTNQAPRDKSGSANSDADKNGNSHEGTKVDVDGHNSDLNVQTDPQETVERKESPKSEL; encoded by the exons ATGGTGGTATATTGTCAATTGCGATCAAGCATTGCCTTCcgttttatattgtttttccaTATATTATTCATACTTCAATTTGACAGCGCTGCTTTACAG ACTTTAAAAATGGGCGGGCAGATCCAAAAGATGAAg AAAATGATTACAGGTGAAG agccTAAGTTTCCAGACACTCTAGAAGGGTTTGGCTACCATTTTGACAAAG AAGGGAGAATGCGTTCAATTGAGAAGGGAGAACCGTTCAACTTTGACGTGAAAGCAGGCGATGGGTCGTACAACCAGAAGCACTACAATGCCTTGGGAGAG GTTATCACCAATACAGTGTATGAAATGCTGGAAAAGGAGTACAAGCTGCAGAGGACCTACCTTCCT GCGCAAGCAGAGCGCGACCAGCCTCGGTCGTTTGTGTTTGTCAGTGGGGACCTGTACCACAACTCAGATAAGCTGCTAATCCTTATCCATGGCAACGGAGTGGTGCGAGCCGGCCAATGGGCTCGCAG GTTGATAATGAATGACTGCCTGGACAGTGGCACCCAGTTCCCCTTCATCAAGTGGGCCAGAGAGAACGGTTATGCAGTGATCGTGGCCAACCCTAACCTGAACGTCGACGAATCCAGCAAACCAGTGCCTATTAAG GGTCATTCAACACCGGAAGAGCATGTGGAGTCCATGTGGGTGGAGCTTGTACACAAGGCCAAGGCCAAGCACATTGCAATCGTGGCCCATAGTTACGGGGGCGTGTCCACTGTAGAACTG GCAAAGAAGAGGCTGAGGGAATTTGAAGAGCGTGTTTTTGCAATTGCACTGACAGATTCTGTCCACAGTCTTAGGGAGCAGAAGCCCCATGAAGACTTGGAAAAATTCTACAAGAAG TGTGTGATTAACTGGGCGTCAGCATTTGATCCCTTGGATGCCCCGCTGCTGACAGACAATGACAAGGTGCCAACAGTGTCAGCAG GGACAGACAAACATGAGTACACCAGCTTTAGCAGCATGAAATCAATCTTCAAGTTCTTTAATAAGCGCTATGAAGAAACCTTACATCCAGAAAAGTCGGGGGCAACACAATCTACTGAGCCATCTGGGACTTTGAAAAAATTGAATTTGGGGGAGGGAGATGGACAATTGGAAGAGCAGAATTTTGACTCAACCAATCAGGCGCCAAGAGACAAAAGTGGTTCAGCCAATAGCGATGCAGATAAGAATGGAAACAGTCATGAAGGCACAAAAGTGGATGTTGACGGCCACAATAGCGATTTAAATGTGCAAACTGATCCACAAGAAACAGTTGAAAGAAAAGAATCTCCAAAAAGTGAATTATAA
- the LOC127877522 gene encoding cotranscriptional regulator FAM172A homolog isoform X5, which yields MTLKMGGQIQKMKKMITGEEPKFPDTLEGFGYHFDKEGRMRSIEKGEPFNFDVKAGDGSYNQKHYNALGEVITNTVYEMLEKEYKLQRTYLPAQAERDQPRSFVFVSGDLYHNSDKLLILIHGNGVVRAGQWARRLIMNDCLDSGTQFPFIKWARENGYAVIVANPNLNVDESSKPVPIKGHSTPEEHVESMWVELVHKAKAKHIAIVAHSYGGVSTVELAKKRLREFEERVFAIALTDSVHSLREQKPHEDLEKFYKKCVINWASAFDPLDAPLLTDNDKVPTVSAGTDKHEYTSFSSMKSIFKFFNKRYEETLHPEKSGATQSTEPSGTLKKLNLGEGDGQLEEQNFDSTNQAPRDKSGSANSDADKNGNSHEGTKVDVDGHNSDLNVQTDPQETVERKESPKSEL from the exons ATG ACTTTAAAAATGGGCGGGCAGATCCAAAAGATGAAg AAAATGATTACAGGTGAAG agccTAAGTTTCCAGACACTCTAGAAGGGTTTGGCTACCATTTTGACAAAG AAGGGAGAATGCGTTCAATTGAGAAGGGAGAACCGTTCAACTTTGACGTGAAAGCAGGCGATGGGTCGTACAACCAGAAGCACTACAATGCCTTGGGAGAG GTTATCACCAATACAGTGTATGAAATGCTGGAAAAGGAGTACAAGCTGCAGAGGACCTACCTTCCT GCGCAAGCAGAGCGCGACCAGCCTCGGTCGTTTGTGTTTGTCAGTGGGGACCTGTACCACAACTCAGATAAGCTGCTAATCCTTATCCATGGCAACGGAGTGGTGCGAGCCGGCCAATGGGCTCGCAG GTTGATAATGAATGACTGCCTGGACAGTGGCACCCAGTTCCCCTTCATCAAGTGGGCCAGAGAGAACGGTTATGCAGTGATCGTGGCCAACCCTAACCTGAACGTCGACGAATCCAGCAAACCAGTGCCTATTAAG GGTCATTCAACACCGGAAGAGCATGTGGAGTCCATGTGGGTGGAGCTTGTACACAAGGCCAAGGCCAAGCACATTGCAATCGTGGCCCATAGTTACGGGGGCGTGTCCACTGTAGAACTG GCAAAGAAGAGGCTGAGGGAATTTGAAGAGCGTGTTTTTGCAATTGCACTGACAGATTCTGTCCACAGTCTTAGGGAGCAGAAGCCCCATGAAGACTTGGAAAAATTCTACAAGAAG TGTGTGATTAACTGGGCGTCAGCATTTGATCCCTTGGATGCCCCGCTGCTGACAGACAATGACAAGGTGCCAACAGTGTCAGCAG GGACAGACAAACATGAGTACACCAGCTTTAGCAGCATGAAATCAATCTTCAAGTTCTTTAATAAGCGCTATGAAGAAACCTTACATCCAGAAAAGTCGGGGGCAACACAATCTACTGAGCCATCTGGGACTTTGAAAAAATTGAATTTGGGGGAGGGAGATGGACAATTGGAAGAGCAGAATTTTGACTCAACCAATCAGGCGCCAAGAGACAAAAGTGGTTCAGCCAATAGCGATGCAGATAAGAATGGAAACAGTCATGAAGGCACAAAAGTGGATGTTGACGGCCACAATAGCGATTTAAATGTGCAAACTGATCCACAAGAAACAGTTGAAAGAAAAGAATCTCCAAAAAGTGAATTATAA
- the LOC127877522 gene encoding cotranscriptional regulator FAM172A homolog isoform X4, which yields MVTLKMGGQIQKMKKMITGEEPKFPDTLEGFGYHFDKEGRMRSIEKGEPFNFDVKAGDGSYNQKHYNALGEVITNTVYEMLEKEYKLQRTYLPAQAERDQPRSFVFVSGDLYHNSDKLLILIHGNGVVRAGQWARRLIMNDCLDSGTQFPFIKWARENGYAVIVANPNLNVDESSKPVPIKGHSTPEEHVESMWVELVHKAKAKHIAIVAHSYGGVSTVELAKKRLREFEERVFAIALTDSVHSLREQKPHEDLEKFYKKCVINWASAFDPLDAPLLTDNDKVPTVSAGTDKHEYTSFSSMKSIFKFFNKRYEETLHPEKSGATQSTEPSGTLKKLNLGEGDGQLEEQNFDSTNQAPRDKSGSANSDADKNGNSHEGTKVDVDGHNSDLNVQTDPQETVERKESPKSEL from the exons ATGGTG ACTTTAAAAATGGGCGGGCAGATCCAAAAGATGAAg AAAATGATTACAGGTGAAG agccTAAGTTTCCAGACACTCTAGAAGGGTTTGGCTACCATTTTGACAAAG AAGGGAGAATGCGTTCAATTGAGAAGGGAGAACCGTTCAACTTTGACGTGAAAGCAGGCGATGGGTCGTACAACCAGAAGCACTACAATGCCTTGGGAGAG GTTATCACCAATACAGTGTATGAAATGCTGGAAAAGGAGTACAAGCTGCAGAGGACCTACCTTCCT GCGCAAGCAGAGCGCGACCAGCCTCGGTCGTTTGTGTTTGTCAGTGGGGACCTGTACCACAACTCAGATAAGCTGCTAATCCTTATCCATGGCAACGGAGTGGTGCGAGCCGGCCAATGGGCTCGCAG GTTGATAATGAATGACTGCCTGGACAGTGGCACCCAGTTCCCCTTCATCAAGTGGGCCAGAGAGAACGGTTATGCAGTGATCGTGGCCAACCCTAACCTGAACGTCGACGAATCCAGCAAACCAGTGCCTATTAAG GGTCATTCAACACCGGAAGAGCATGTGGAGTCCATGTGGGTGGAGCTTGTACACAAGGCCAAGGCCAAGCACATTGCAATCGTGGCCCATAGTTACGGGGGCGTGTCCACTGTAGAACTG GCAAAGAAGAGGCTGAGGGAATTTGAAGAGCGTGTTTTTGCAATTGCACTGACAGATTCTGTCCACAGTCTTAGGGAGCAGAAGCCCCATGAAGACTTGGAAAAATTCTACAAGAAG TGTGTGATTAACTGGGCGTCAGCATTTGATCCCTTGGATGCCCCGCTGCTGACAGACAATGACAAGGTGCCAACAGTGTCAGCAG GGACAGACAAACATGAGTACACCAGCTTTAGCAGCATGAAATCAATCTTCAAGTTCTTTAATAAGCGCTATGAAGAAACCTTACATCCAGAAAAGTCGGGGGCAACACAATCTACTGAGCCATCTGGGACTTTGAAAAAATTGAATTTGGGGGAGGGAGATGGACAATTGGAAGAGCAGAATTTTGACTCAACCAATCAGGCGCCAAGAGACAAAAGTGGTTCAGCCAATAGCGATGCAGATAAGAATGGAAACAGTCATGAAGGCACAAAAGTGGATGTTGACGGCCACAATAGCGATTTAAATGTGCAAACTGATCCACAAGAAACAGTTGAAAGAAAAGAATCTCCAAAAAGTGAATTATAA